DNA from Hyphomicrobiales bacterium:
TCGGCCGAAATAAATTCGGAAATGATCGGTCACGATTAAGTCTGCAGAGCAGCAAGTGGGCTGACCGCCAGAATGTCGCCGGTTGGTTGACCGGTGGGCGATCCGCCGTTCGGCTCATCGCTGATTGCAAGATCTGTTCCGATGTTGAGCTGACTGGCCAAGCTTTCATCGACCGCAATCTCGACCCTTTCTCCCGAGGGGAGCGTACCCAGCGAGACCGGGGGTCTATCCGGTGCGATCAGCCACAGCTCAAAATCGCGGTCTGCGGCGGGCTCGCCGGATGCACGGGTCAAGACAAGCGTTGCCGAACCCGGCTCGAAGTACGCTGCAATGCTCAGTGAGCCCCCTTCGTTCTGCAACTGCGCAATGAAGGCCTGGCCCTCGGTCCGTGGACCAAAGCTTGGCAGGTAAACGGCCAAAGCCAAGAACAGCGCCGCAGCCGCGGCAACAGCAGAAAAGCTCCGCCAAAACCACAAGCTGCTTAACCAACCCGAATTTGCCTCTTGTGATGAAGCGTCTGCGAACAGCCGCGTCTCAATCGCTGCAAGCGCACCGGATGGTGGTGCTACGGGCTCGAAATCGTCGGCGAGCGGAAGGAAGGTCTCATCCCACGAAGCAACAGTTGCACGCAGCGCCGGTTCATCGCGAAGCCGTTGTTCGAAGGCTTGGCGCTCCGCCGCATTGAGAAGGCCAAGAGCGTACTCGGCGGCGAGAGCTTCATCGTCGGGTTGGCCGAGGAGGTTTGGATCGGTCACCATCACGCCCCCTCTATACAGGTCTTGAGCTTCGCAAGGCCGCGTCGCAGCCAAGTGCGTACAGTATTAAGTGGCACGTCGAGCTTGTCAGAAATTTCCTGGTAGCTGTCGCCGAGAACGTAAGCGTCGCGAACGGCGAGTGCCTGTTTGCTCTCAAGCTCCTTAAGGCAGCGCGTAAGCTGCTCACCAAGCGATGTGTTCAATGCCTCTTGCTCGGGGTTCTTTGCTGGATCAGCAGGCTCAGACACATCATCAATAGGTGCTGAAGCAGGCGTGTGTGCGCGCATGAGATCAATGGCATGGTTGCGCGTCAGCACCACCAGCCAACCCATCGGGCTATGCTGACTG
Protein-coding regions in this window:
- a CDS encoding sigma-70 family RNA polymerase sigma factor; translated protein: MNADHLRALLSRVALGDREAFRSLYTETSAKLFGVLLRLLKNRHDAEDALQMVYVKIWQKAPAFAGSQHSPMGWLVVLTRNHAIDLMRAHTPASAPIDDVSEPADPAKNPEQEALNTSLGEQLTRCLKELESKQALAVRDAYVLGDSYQEISDKLDVPLNTVRTWLRRGLAKLKTCIEGA
- a CDS encoding anti-sigma factor, with the protein product MVTDPNLLGQPDDEALAAEYALGLLNAAERQAFEQRLRDEPALRATVASWDETFLPLADDFEPVAPPSGALAAIETRLFADASSQEANSGWLSSLWFWRSFSAVAAAAALFLALAVYLPSFGPRTEGQAFIAQLQNEGGSLSIAAYFEPGSATLVLTRASGEPAADRDFELWLIAPDRPPVSLGTLPSGERVEIAVDESLASQLNIGTDLAISDEPNGGSPTGQPTGDILAVSPLAALQT